The following coding sequences lie in one Nycticebus coucang isolate mNycCou1 chromosome 18, mNycCou1.pri, whole genome shotgun sequence genomic window:
- the CORO6 gene encoding coronin-6 isoform X4 — MPSPWGWFAVTACGEGGCNNFEEPVALQEMDTSNGVLLPFYDPDSSIVYLCGKGDSSIRYFEITDEPPFVHYLNTFSSKEPQRGMGFMPKRGLDVSKCEIARFYKLHERKCEPIIMTVPRKSDLFQDDLYPDTPGPEPALEADEWLSGQDAEPVLISLRDGYVPPKHRELRVTKRNILDARPPSGPRRSQSASDASLSQHTLETLLEEIRALRERVQAQEQRITALENMLCELVDGTD, encoded by the exons ATGCCGAGTCCCTGGGGGTGGTTTGCTGTGACTGCATGCGGCGAAGGAGGATGT AACAACTTTGAGGAGCCAGTGGCGCTGCAGGAGATGGACACAAGCAACGGGGTCCTACTGCCTTTTTACGATCCCGACTCCAGCATCGTCTACCTGTGTGGCAAG GGCGACAGCAGCATTCGGTACTTTGAGATTACCGATGAGCCGCCTTTCGTGCACTACCTGAACACGTTCAGCAGCAAAGAACCGCAGCGGGGCATGGGTTTCATGCCCAAGCGGGGGCTGGATGTCAGCAAATGCGAGATCGCCCG GTTCTACAAGTTGCATGAAAGAAAGTGTGAACCCATCATCATGACTGTGCCTCGCAAG TCAGACCTGTTCCAGGACGATCTATACCCGGATACACCGGGCCCAGAGCCGGCCCTGGAAGCGGACGAATGGCTATCGGGCCAGGACGCCGAGCCTGTGCTCATTTCACTGAGGGACGGCTACGTGCCCCCCAAGCACCGTGAACTCCGGGTCACCAAGCGCAACATCCTAGACGCCCGTCCCCCGTCGGGACCCCGCCGCAGCCAGTCGGCCAGCGACGCCTCCTTGTCG CAGCACACCCTGGAGACGCTGCTGGAGGAGATCAGGGCCCTTCGCGAGCGGGTGCAGGCCCAGGAGCAGCGCATCACGGCTTTGGAGAACATGCTTTGCGAGCTGGTGGATGGCACAGACTAG
- the CORO6 gene encoding coronin-6 isoform X2 translates to MSRRVVRQSKFRHVFGQAAKADQAYEDIRVSKVTWDSSFCAVNPKFLAIIMEAGGGGAFIVLPLAKTGRVDKNYPLVTGHTAPVLDIDWCPHNDNVIASASDDTTIMVWQIPDYTPVRNITEPIITLEGHSKRVGILSWHPTARNVLLSAGGDNVIIIWNVGTGEVLLSLDDMHPDVIHSICWNSNGSLLATTCKDKTLRIIDPRKGQVVAERFAAHEGMRPMRAVFTRQGHIFTTGFTRMSQRELGLWDPNNFEEPVALQEMDTSNGVLLPFYDPDSSIVYLCGKGDSSIRYFEITDEPPFVHYLNTFSSKEPQRGMGFMPKRGLDVSKCEIARFYKLHERKCEPIIMTVPRKSDLFQDDLYPDTPGPEPALEADEWLSGQDAEPVLISLRDGYVPPKHRELRVTKRNILDARPPSGPRRSQSASDASLSQHTLETLLEEIRALRERVQAQEQRITALENMLCELVDGTD, encoded by the exons ATGAGCAGGCGTGTGGTTCGGCAGAGCAAGTTCCGCCATGTGTTTGGACAGGCGGCAAAGGCTGACCAGGCCTACGAGGACATCCGTGTGTCCAAGGTCACCTGGGACAGCTCCTTCTGTGCCGTCAACCCCAAATTCCTGGCTATAATCATGGAGGCTGGAGGCGGGGGTGCCTTCATCGTCCTGCCTCTGGCCAAG ACAGGGCGAGTGGATAAGAACTACCCACTGGTCACTGGGCACACTGCCCCTGTGCTGGATATTGACTGGTGCCCACACAATGACAACGTCATCGCCAGTGCCTCAGACGACACCACCATCATG GTGTGGCAGATTCCAGACTACACTCCTGTGCGCAACATTACAGAACCTATCATCACACTGGAGGGCCACTCCAAGCGTGTGGGCATCCTCTCCTGGCACCCTACTGCTAGGAACGTCCTACTCAGTGCAG GTGGTGACAATGTGATCATCATCTGGAATGTGGGCACTGGGGAGGTGCTGCTGAGCCTGGACGACATGCACCCGGACGTCATCCACAGCATCTGCTGGAACAGCAATGGTAGCCTGCTCGCCACCACCTGCAAGGACAAGACCTTGCGCATCATTGACCCCCGAAAAGGCCAAGTGGTGGCG gagAGGTTTGCGGCTCACGAGGGGATGAGGCCCATGCGGGCGGTCTTCACGCGCCAGGGTCATATCTTCACCACCGGCTTCACCCGCATGAGCCAGCGAGAGCTGGGCCTGTGGGACCCG AACAACTTTGAGGAGCCAGTGGCGCTGCAGGAGATGGACACAAGCAACGGGGTCCTACTGCCTTTTTACGATCCCGACTCCAGCATCGTCTACCTGTGTGGCAAG GGCGACAGCAGCATTCGGTACTTTGAGATTACCGATGAGCCGCCTTTCGTGCACTACCTGAACACGTTCAGCAGCAAAGAACCGCAGCGGGGCATGGGTTTCATGCCCAAGCGGGGGCTGGATGTCAGCAAATGCGAGATCGCCCG GTTCTACAAGTTGCATGAAAGAAAGTGTGAACCCATCATCATGACTGTGCCTCGCAAG TCAGACCTGTTCCAGGACGATCTATACCCGGATACACCGGGCCCAGAGCCGGCCCTGGAAGCGGACGAATGGCTATCGGGCCAGGACGCCGAGCCTGTGCTCATTTCACTGAGGGACGGCTACGTGCCCCCCAAGCACCGTGAACTCCGGGTCACCAAGCGCAACATCCTAGACGCCCGTCCCCCGTCGGGACCCCGCCGCAGCCAGTCGGCCAGCGACGCCTCCTTGTCG CAGCACACCCTGGAGACGCTGCTGGAGGAGATCAGGGCCCTTCGCGAGCGGGTGCAGGCCCAGGAGCAGCGCATCACGGCTTTGGAGAACATGCTTTGCGAGCTGGTGGATGGCACAGACTAG
- the CORO6 gene encoding coronin-6 isoform X1, with translation MSRRVVRQSKFRHVFGQAAKADQAYEDIRVSKVTWDSSFCAVNPKFLAIIMEAGGGGAFIVLPLAKTGRVDKNYPLVTGHTAPVLDIDWCPHNDNVIASASDDTTIMVWQIPDYTPVRNITEPIITLEGHSKRVGILSWHPTARNVLLSAGGDNVIIIWNVGTGEVLLSLDDMHPDVIHSICWNSNGSLLATTCKDKTLRIIDPRKGQVVAERFAAHEGMRPMRAVFTRQGHIFTTGFTRMSQRELGLWDPNNFEEPVALQEMDTSNGVLLPFYDPDSSIVYLCGKGDSSIRYFEITDEPPFVHYLNTFSSKEPQRGMGFMPKRGLDVSKCEIARFYKLHERKCEPIIMTVPRKSDLFQDDLYPDTPGPEPALEADEWLSGQDAEPVLISLRDGYVPPKHRELRVTKRNILDARPPSGPRRSQSASDASLSQQHTLETLLEEIRALRERVQAQEQRITALENMLCELVDGTD, from the exons ATGAGCAGGCGTGTGGTTCGGCAGAGCAAGTTCCGCCATGTGTTTGGACAGGCGGCAAAGGCTGACCAGGCCTACGAGGACATCCGTGTGTCCAAGGTCACCTGGGACAGCTCCTTCTGTGCCGTCAACCCCAAATTCCTGGCTATAATCATGGAGGCTGGAGGCGGGGGTGCCTTCATCGTCCTGCCTCTGGCCAAG ACAGGGCGAGTGGATAAGAACTACCCACTGGTCACTGGGCACACTGCCCCTGTGCTGGATATTGACTGGTGCCCACACAATGACAACGTCATCGCCAGTGCCTCAGACGACACCACCATCATG GTGTGGCAGATTCCAGACTACACTCCTGTGCGCAACATTACAGAACCTATCATCACACTGGAGGGCCACTCCAAGCGTGTGGGCATCCTCTCCTGGCACCCTACTGCTAGGAACGTCCTACTCAGTGCAG GTGGTGACAATGTGATCATCATCTGGAATGTGGGCACTGGGGAGGTGCTGCTGAGCCTGGACGACATGCACCCGGACGTCATCCACAGCATCTGCTGGAACAGCAATGGTAGCCTGCTCGCCACCACCTGCAAGGACAAGACCTTGCGCATCATTGACCCCCGAAAAGGCCAAGTGGTGGCG gagAGGTTTGCGGCTCACGAGGGGATGAGGCCCATGCGGGCGGTCTTCACGCGCCAGGGTCATATCTTCACCACCGGCTTCACCCGCATGAGCCAGCGAGAGCTGGGCCTGTGGGACCCG AACAACTTTGAGGAGCCAGTGGCGCTGCAGGAGATGGACACAAGCAACGGGGTCCTACTGCCTTTTTACGATCCCGACTCCAGCATCGTCTACCTGTGTGGCAAG GGCGACAGCAGCATTCGGTACTTTGAGATTACCGATGAGCCGCCTTTCGTGCACTACCTGAACACGTTCAGCAGCAAAGAACCGCAGCGGGGCATGGGTTTCATGCCCAAGCGGGGGCTGGATGTCAGCAAATGCGAGATCGCCCG GTTCTACAAGTTGCATGAAAGAAAGTGTGAACCCATCATCATGACTGTGCCTCGCAAG TCAGACCTGTTCCAGGACGATCTATACCCGGATACACCGGGCCCAGAGCCGGCCCTGGAAGCGGACGAATGGCTATCGGGCCAGGACGCCGAGCCTGTGCTCATTTCACTGAGGGACGGCTACGTGCCCCCCAAGCACCGTGAACTCCGGGTCACCAAGCGCAACATCCTAGACGCCCGTCCCCCGTCGGGACCCCGCCGCAGCCAGTCGGCCAGCGACGCCTCCTTGTCG CAGCAGCACACCCTGGAGACGCTGCTGGAGGAGATCAGGGCCCTTCGCGAGCGGGTGCAGGCCCAGGAGCAGCGCATCACGGCTTTGGAGAACATGCTTTGCGAGCTGGTGGATGGCACAGACTAG
- the CORO6 gene encoding coronin-6 isoform X3 has product MVWQIPDYTPVRNITEPIITLEGHSKRVGILSWHPTARNVLLSAGGDNVIIIWNVGTGEVLLSLDDMHPDVIHSICWNSNGSLLATTCKDKTLRIIDPRKGQVVAERFAAHEGMRPMRAVFTRQGHIFTTGFTRMSQRELGLWDPNNFEEPVALQEMDTSNGVLLPFYDPDSSIVYLCGKGDSSIRYFEITDEPPFVHYLNTFSSKEPQRGMGFMPKRGLDVSKCEIARFYKLHERKCEPIIMTVPRKSDLFQDDLYPDTPGPEPALEADEWLSGQDAEPVLISLRDGYVPPKHRELRVTKRNILDARPPSGPRRSQSASDASLSQQHTLETLLEEIRALRERVQAQEQRITALENMLCELVDGTD; this is encoded by the exons ATG GTGTGGCAGATTCCAGACTACACTCCTGTGCGCAACATTACAGAACCTATCATCACACTGGAGGGCCACTCCAAGCGTGTGGGCATCCTCTCCTGGCACCCTACTGCTAGGAACGTCCTACTCAGTGCAG GTGGTGACAATGTGATCATCATCTGGAATGTGGGCACTGGGGAGGTGCTGCTGAGCCTGGACGACATGCACCCGGACGTCATCCACAGCATCTGCTGGAACAGCAATGGTAGCCTGCTCGCCACCACCTGCAAGGACAAGACCTTGCGCATCATTGACCCCCGAAAAGGCCAAGTGGTGGCG gagAGGTTTGCGGCTCACGAGGGGATGAGGCCCATGCGGGCGGTCTTCACGCGCCAGGGTCATATCTTCACCACCGGCTTCACCCGCATGAGCCAGCGAGAGCTGGGCCTGTGGGACCCG AACAACTTTGAGGAGCCAGTGGCGCTGCAGGAGATGGACACAAGCAACGGGGTCCTACTGCCTTTTTACGATCCCGACTCCAGCATCGTCTACCTGTGTGGCAAG GGCGACAGCAGCATTCGGTACTTTGAGATTACCGATGAGCCGCCTTTCGTGCACTACCTGAACACGTTCAGCAGCAAAGAACCGCAGCGGGGCATGGGTTTCATGCCCAAGCGGGGGCTGGATGTCAGCAAATGCGAGATCGCCCG GTTCTACAAGTTGCATGAAAGAAAGTGTGAACCCATCATCATGACTGTGCCTCGCAAG TCAGACCTGTTCCAGGACGATCTATACCCGGATACACCGGGCCCAGAGCCGGCCCTGGAAGCGGACGAATGGCTATCGGGCCAGGACGCCGAGCCTGTGCTCATTTCACTGAGGGACGGCTACGTGCCCCCCAAGCACCGTGAACTCCGGGTCACCAAGCGCAACATCCTAGACGCCCGTCCCCCGTCGGGACCCCGCCGCAGCCAGTCGGCCAGCGACGCCTCCTTGTCG CAGCAGCACACCCTGGAGACGCTGCTGGAGGAGATCAGGGCCCTTCGCGAGCGGGTGCAGGCCCAGGAGCAGCGCATCACGGCTTTGGAGAACATGCTTTGCGAGCTGGTGGATGGCACAGACTAG